A window of the Lactuca sativa cultivar Salinas chromosome 7, Lsat_Salinas_v11, whole genome shotgun sequence genome harbors these coding sequences:
- the LOC111919104 gene encoding uncharacterized protein LOC111919104, protein MGQCRRAKKYVIELIEETLVDHFAKLWSYGEEIRRSNPGSTVKMDVNAMPDGELIVAIGRDANNHIFPIAWAIVCVENKANWKWFLENLKDDLHLEDGFGVSLMSEQHKGLLEAVKEVLPIAEHRQCARHIVANFRKRFSGVDYENMFWKASKASTEPLFNAAMKEIQVLNPAAYDYLMETNPKSWSRTFFQEGKMCDAVENGLSESFNSVIRDARKKPIITMLKEIRLYVMERLYNLNMKGCSWPDFIPCPSITLLLNKLKRDQRYWHVLPSGLNQFETRNLAESYVVDLDKKTCTCRVWQLNGYGCVHSVATISYLNRDVATYVDPMLYDVFYKNTYKYHIHGMNGSNMWLVTEFIPPLPPLKRSMPGRPKVNRGRDVSEKLPRHTVSKAGKIILCSVCRQSGHNKVTCPKVERPHAERSRVQRSMKLRVKKRKTIDKGKDGEGSSGPTRGGEGRSGPTTSYEGRSGPKIGGKRKKYERIIKKKLAKKVKTKDRKGETSANPVDLNE, encoded by the exons ATGGGCCAGTGTAGAAGAGCTAAGAAGTATgtaattgagttgattgaggAAACATTAGTGGATCACTTTGCAAAGCTATGGTCATATGGTGAGGAGATAAGAAGATCAAATCCTGGATCAACAGTCAAAATGGATGTCAATGCTATGCCAGATG GAGAGCTAATTGTTGCTATAGGAAGGGATGCTAATAATCACATATTCCCAATTGCATGGGCAATTGTATGTGTAGAAAACAAAGCAAATTGGAAATGGTTCTTGGAAAATTTAAAAGATGACCTTCATCTAGAGGATGGTTTTGGTGTATCATTGATGTCAGAGCAACACAAG GGGTTGTTAGAGGCTGTTAAGGAAGTGCTTCCTATTGCTGAACATAGGCAATGTGCAAGGCATATTGTAGCCAACTTTAGGAAAAGATTTAGTGGTGTAGACTATGAGAACATGTTTTGGAAGGCAAGCAAAGCATCCACTGAGCCTTTATTCAATGCTGCCATGAAGGAGATTCAAGTACTTAATCCTGCAGCCTATGATTACCTTATGGAAACAAACCCAAAATCTTGGAGTAGAACATTCTTTCAAGAAGGAAAAATGTGTGATGCAGTGGAAAATGGATTGTCTGAGAGCTTTAATAGTGTCATCAGGGATGCAAGGAAAAAGCCAATCATCACCATGTTAAAGGAGATTAGACTATATGTTATGGAGAGGTTGTACAATTTGAACATGAAAGGTTGTTCATGGCCTGATTTCATACCCTGCCCATCAATAACACTCCTACTAAATAAATTGAAAAGAGATCAAAG GTATTGGCATGTTTTACCAAGTGGTCTTAACCAATTTGAAACCAGAAACCTAGCAGAATCATATGTTGTTGACCTTGACAAGAAGACTTGTACTTGTAGAGTATGGCAACTTAACGGGTATGGTTGTGTGCACTCAGTAGCtactatatcatatttgaatagAGATGTAGCCACTtatgttgatccaatgttgtatGATGTCTTCTACAAGAACACTTACAAATACCATATACATGGGATGAATGGCAGCAACATGTGGCTAGTTACTGAGTTCATACCACCCTTACCACCATTGAAAAGAAGCATGCCAGGTAGACCAAAGGTAAATAGAGGAAGAGATGTATCAGAAAAGCTTCCAAGGCACACAGTATCTAAGGCAGGGAAAATAATCTTGTGTAGTGTGTGTAGACAATCAGGGCATAACAAGGTTACTTGTCCCAAAGTTGAAAGGCCACATGCAGAAAGGTCAAGGGTGCAAAGGAGCATGAAACTAAGGGTCAAGAAAAGGAAAACAATTGACAAGGGTAAAGATGGTGAAGGAAGTAGTGGACCAACTAGAGGTGGTGAAGGAAGGAGTGGACCAACTACAAGTTATGAAGGAAGGAGTGGACCAAAAATTGGTGGTAAAAGGAAAAAATATGAGAGGATCATAAAAAAGAAACTTGCAAAGAAGGTTAAGACCAAGGATAGGAAAGGTGAAACTAGTGCAAACCCGGTAGACCTTAATGAGTAG